Proteins encoded in a region of the Pocillopora verrucosa isolate sample1 chromosome 11, ASM3666991v2, whole genome shotgun sequence genome:
- the LOC131777958 gene encoding uncharacterized protein, with protein MLFITYGFVLLSATVGEGSVKGIAEKVLLTAVCYITSNSAPPPGTETPVRGEVMMTQPPLGMGPTTMHIHIKGLPPNTVHGFHIHEYGDTFSDGCQSTGSHYNPLHMTHGAPQDKIRHFGDLGNVVADKEGVVNAVLVDPRVSLFGPFSVVGRVFVIHEKIDDLGQGTGPLQVESLKTGNAGARLGCGVIRLAPVKIGQQDPDVETS; from the exons ATGCTGTTCATTACTTATGGATTTGTGCTGTTGTCGGCAACTGTCGGGGAAGGAAGCGTCAAAGGTATTGCAG AAAAAGTGTTATTGACAGCTGTCTGTTATATCACTTCTAATTCCGCGCCCCCTCCCGGGACTGAAACACCAGTTAGAGGAGAAGTAATGATGACTCAACCG CCATTGGGAATGGGTCCCACAACCATGCATATTCATATAAAAGGTCTTCCTCCCAACACAGTACATGGATTTCACATCCATGAATACGGAGACACATTTTCAGACG GGTGTCAAAGCACCGGAAGTCACTACAACCCGTTGCATATGACACACGGTGCGCCTCAAGATAAAATACG CCACTTTGGAGACTTGGGAAACGTGGTTGCGGATAAAGAGGGAGTCGTCAATGCTGTGCTTGTTGATCCTCGGGTGTCCTTGTTTGGGCCCTTCTCAGTTGTTGGAAGAGTGTTTGTG ATCCATGAAAAGATAGATGACCTCGGTCAAGGGACTGGGCCACTTCAAGTTGAGAGTTTGAAAACCGGTAACGCGGGCGCTCGTTTGGGATGCGGCGTTATTCGACTTGCGCCCGTGAAAATAGGCCAACAAGATCCAGATGTCGAAACCTCATGA